The following proteins are co-located in the Solanum pennellii chromosome 8, SPENNV200 genome:
- the LOC107028774 gene encoding uncharacterized protein LOC107028774 isoform X5 encodes MADASKKRDIGWNYGTQGATKDSVTCNFCGSTFNGGITRHKQHLVGGFKNVKQCAACPSEIREEIRAYMQNKIANNPKFQMRQPEEFVDIDDLDEMDDYAEMRPPSKTQKISSSGGSSTARSVTKGPLNLYFSQKSTQKGGLEKGGGIEETKKILRERAVSAFAIWMYDAGLPFNCVNHKSFDKFIEAVGQHGPGMKPPTFHEVRVTHLKKEVDKVEKIVEEHKVQWTKFGCSIMMDKWTARNGKMIINILVNSPIGSVFLGSVDASNESTDSTKMYKLFESTIERIGPEKVVQIVTDNASENVKAGSMIMGAYPHIYWTPCAAHCINLIFGDIFKVKPYASVFKKAIRIHSYISQRPLLLNLMRKFTKERNLVKPAKTRFATAFLTLRAMYIQRKNLKTLVLSTEWNSSKFAKETSGKEVANLLISIHFWNDVVRALTVCSPLTKVLRLVDGEKKPPMGYIYEAMDRAKEAIAHGFRGVQKHYEKVFQIIDARWSEQLHRPLHAAGHVLNPGLYYKAEEEGTLLQSLWTEYYACVEKLVRDTTIQDALIAELPKYKMADGLFGCGPAKRARDTRSPVEWWSLFGSETPNLQKFAMKVLSLTCSSSGCERNWSVFEHIHSKKRNRLTLSRLNDLVYIKYNRTLKRRYDARDLIDPIRLDNIDDSNEWLVGCPEDQDDELVYEDDDLTWGSVATAIGADESIYHLRGLSSRSTVLDKGKGVESTSLSSSSSRTRTLIDEEYEEEEDEEQYNDVEDFDLQELDNFEEE; translated from the exons ATGGCGGATGCTAGCAAAAAGAGGGATATTGGATGGAATTATGGCACTCAAGGAGCGACGAAAGATTCGGTCACTTGTAACTTTTGTGGGAGTACTTTCAATGGTGGAATAACGCGACACAAACAACATTTAGTGGGTGGTTTCAAAAATGTTAAACAATGTGCCGCTTGTCCGTCGGAAATTAGAGAAGAAATAAGGGCTTATATGCAAAACAAAATAGCTAATAATCCCAAATTTCAAATGAGGCAACCGGAAGAATTTGTTGATATTGATGATCTTGATGAAATGGATGATTATGCGGAAATGAGGCCTCCCTCCAAAACTCAAAAGATATCTTCTAGTGGAGGTTCATCCACCGCACGGAGTGTGACGAAAGGACCTTTGAACCtctatttttcacaaaaatcaacacaaaaagGAGGCTTAGAAAAAGGAGGAGGAATcgaagaaacaaagaaaattctaaGAGAGCGTGCGGTAAGTGCTTTTGCAATTTGGATGTATGATGCCGGGCTCCCTTTTAATTGCGTCAATCACAAATCATTCGATAAATTTATTGAGGCGGTTGGACAACATGGCCCCGGAATGAAGCCTCCTACATTCCATGAAGTTAGAGTCACTCACCTTAAAAAAGAGGTGgataaagtagaaaaaattgTTGAGGAGCATAAAGTGCAATGGACAAAGTTTGGTTGTTCCATTATGATGGACAAATGGACGGCACGAAATGGCaaaatgatcatcaatattttggtgaattcTCCAATCGGTAGTGTATTTCTTGGTTCGGTTGATGCTAGCAATGAATCTACCgattccaccaaaatgtacaaGTTATTTGAAAGCACTATCGAAAGAATTGGACCGGAAAAAGTGGTACAAATTGTCACCGATAATGCTAGTGAGAATGTCAAAGCGGGAAGTATGATAATGGGTGCGTATCCACACATTTATTGGACTCCATGTGCCGCTCATTGCATCAACTTGATATTTGGTGACATATTCAAGGTTAAGCCATATGCTTCCG TTTTTAAGAAGGCCATCAGAATCCATTCTTACATTAGTCAAAGGCCATTGTTGTTAAACTTGATGAGAAAATTCACCAAAGAAAGAAATTTGGTGAAACCGGCCAAGACAAGATTTGCAACGGCATTCTTAACTTTGAGAGCTATgtacattcaaagaaaaaacttgaaaactttagtcCTCTCAACCGAATGGAATTCAAGCAAATTTGCAAAGGAAACTTCGGGGAAAGAAGTTGCCAATCTTCTTATTTCTATCCACTTTTGGAATGATGTTGTTCGGGCACTTACAGTTTGTAGCCCTTTGACAAAAGTGCTTCGTTTGGTGGATGGGGAGAAAAAACCACCAATGGGTTATATTTATGAGGCAATGGATAGAGCCAAAGAAGCTATTGCACATGGTTTTCGTGGAGTTCAGAAGCATTATGAGAAAGTGTTTCAAATTATTGATGCAAGGTGGTCAGAACAACTCCATCGGCCTTTGCATGCTGCAGGCCATGTTTTGAACCCAGGATTATATTATAAAGCTGAAGAAGAGGGAACTTTATTACAGAGTTTGTGGACCGAGTATTATGCATGTGTTGAGAAGTTGGTCCGTGATACAACAATACAAGATGCACTAATCGCTGAGCTTCCTAAGTACAAAATGGCGGATGGACTATTTGGTTGTGGTCCGGCTAAAAGAGCTAGAGACACAAGGTCACCGG ttgaATGGTGGTCACTATTTGGTAGTGAAACACCAAACTTGCAAAAGTTTGCCATGAAAGTGTTAAGCCTAACTTGTAGCTCATCTGGATGTGAGCGAAATTGGAGTGTGTTTGAACAC ATTCATTCCAAAAAGAGGAATAGGCTTACACTATCGCGTCTCAATGATCTAGTGTACATTAAGTACAATAGAACATTGAAACGCCGTTATGATGCTCGTGATCTTATTGATCCAATTCGCTTGGATAACATAGATGATTCCAACGAATGGTTAGTTGGATGCCCCGAAGATCAAGATGATGAACTAGTATATGAGGATGATGATCTTACTTGGGGTAGTGTTGCTACGGCAATTGGAGCGGACGAGAGTATCTATCATCTTAGGGGACTTTCTTCAAGATCAACAGTACTTGACAAGGGCAAAGGAGTAGAAAGTACATCTTTAAGTTCATCTTCAAGTAGGACTCGGacactaattgatgaagaatacgaggaggaagaagatgaagagcaATATAATGATGTAGAAGATTTTGATCTTCAAGAGTTGgataattttgaagaagaatag